One segment of Rosa chinensis cultivar Old Blush chromosome 6, RchiOBHm-V2, whole genome shotgun sequence DNA contains the following:
- the LOC112173472 gene encoding BTB/POZ domain-containing protein At1g03010 isoform X2: MFANINNMPISDVSSDLTVEIGASSFALHKFPLVSRSGKIRKLLLEAKDSKVSRVILPSVPGGAEAFELAAKFCYGHNIEITQANVALLRCTAHFLEMTEEYAEKSLETRTEAYLKDMVFPNISKSIAVLHRCETLLPAAEETNLVSRLINAIANNACKEQLTSGLLKLDHNFPSKVATMEPETPSDWWGKALSVLSLDFFQRVLSAVKTKGLKQDMISKILINYAHNSLQGLVVRDAQLVKGNLFDLELQKKQRVIVEAIVSLLPTQSRKSPVPMAFLSSLLKTAIAASASTSCRSDLERRIGLQLDQAILEDILIPTNSHGNNHSTIYDADTIVRIFSIFLNLDEDDEDDTNLLRDESQMVYDFDSPGSPKQSSILKVSKLLDNYLAEVALDSNLSPSKFTALAELLPDHARIVSDGLYRAVDIFLKVHPNMKDSERYRLCKTIDCQKLSQEACSHAAQNERLPVQMAVQVLYFEQIRLRNAMNGGHNQFFFGAINGTQFPQRSGSGAGSGAISPRDNYASVRRENRELKLEVARMRMRLTDLEKDHVTMKQELVKTHPANKLFKSFTKKLGKINALFRINSIKTLGGKAHSESRFPFQKRRRHSVS; the protein is encoded by the exons ATGTTTGCAAACATCAACAACAT GCCAATCTCTGATGTTTCTAGTGATCTTACTGTGGAGATAGGAGCATCAAGCTTTGCCCTTCACAAG TTCCCTCTAGTTTCTCGGAGTGGAAAGATTCGGAAACTGTTGCTTGAAGCAAAAGATTCAAAAGTTTCACGTGTGATTCTTCCATCTGTTCCGGGCGGAGCAGAGGCATTTGAGCTAGCTGCAAAGTTCTGTTATGGCCATAATATTGAGATCACACAAGCAAATGTTGCCTTGCTCCGTTGCACAGCTCACTTTCTTGAAATGACGGAAGAGTATGCTGAGAAGAGCCTGGAAACAAGAACTGAAGCTTATCTAAAGGATATGGTGTTCccaaacatatcaaaatcaataGCAGTTCTTCATCGTTGCGAAACACTCTTGCCTGCAGCAGAAGAAACCAACCTGGTTAGCAGGCTCATCAATGCAATTGCAAACAATGCGTGCAAAGAGCAGCTCACCTCTGGCTTACTGAAACTTGACCACAACTTTCCTTCAAAAGTAGCTACTATGGAACCTGAAACGCCCTCGGATTGGTGGGGAAAAGCGCTTTCGGTGCTTAGTCTTGACTTCTTCCAGAGGGTTTTATCTGCAGTGAAAACCAAGGGTCTTAAACAGGATATGATCAgcaaaattttgataaattacGCCCATAACTCTCTTCAAGGTCTTGTTGTAAGGGATGCGCAATTGGTCAAAGGAAATCTCTTCGATTTAGAACTGCAAAAGAAACAAAGGGTCATTGTTGAAGCTATTGTTAGTTTACTACCAACACAATCAAGGAAGAGTCCAGTTCCAATGGCATTTCTTTCGAGTTTGTTGAAAACTGCAATTGCAGCATCAGCATCCACTTCATGCAGATCTGATTTGGAGAGGCGGATTGGTTTGCAGCTGGATCAGGCAATTCTTGAAGACATCCTCATTCCTACAAACTCACATGGAAACAACCACAGCACAATTTATGATGCCGACACTATAGTGAGAATCTTCTCCATATTTTTGAACTTggatgaggatgatgaagacGATACTAATCTGTTAAGAGATGAAAGTCAAATGGTTTATGATTTTGACAGCCCTGGATCTCCTAAACAAAGTTCAATCTTGAAGGTCTCTAAGTTACTGGACAATTATCTTGCCGAAGTTGCATTGGACTCAAACTTGTCACCATCAAAGTTCACAGCTCTAGCAGAACTACTTCCAGACCATGCACGAATAGTAAGTGATGGACTCTACAGAGCTGTGGATATCTTCCTCAAA GTTCACCCAAACATGAAGGACTCTGAAAGGTACCGGCTTTGCAAAACCATAGACTGCCAGAAACTATCCCAAGAAGCCTGCAGTCATGCAGCACAGAATGAAAGGCTACCGGTACAGATGGCAGTTCAGGTCCTATACTTTGAGCAAATCAGGCTGAGGAATGCAATGAATGGTGGCCACAATCAGTTCTTCTTTGGCGCAATTAATGGCACTCAATTCCCTCAAAGATCAGGCAGTGGTGCTGGCAGTGGAGCCATTTCCCCTAGAGACAACTACGCATCAGTTCGGAGAGAGAATCGAGAGCTGAAGCTTGAAGTCGCTAGAATGAGAATGAGGCTGACAGACTTGGAAAAAGATCATGTCACTATGAAGCAAGAGCTTGTTAAGACACACCCTGCAAATAAGTTGTTCAAATCCTTCACCAAAAAATTGGGGAAGATCAATGCATTGTTCCGGATTAATAGTATCAAGACCTTGGGGGGTAAGGCGCATTCGGAGAGCAGATTCCCGTTTCAGAAGCGAAGGCGCCATTCAGTTTCATGA
- the LOC112173472 gene encoding BTB/POZ domain-containing protein At1g03010 isoform X1, translating into MGVVTVGELKPSISGKRSFRPSSSIRHATEWPISDVSSDLTVEIGASSFALHKFPLVSRSGKIRKLLLEAKDSKVSRVILPSVPGGAEAFELAAKFCYGHNIEITQANVALLRCTAHFLEMTEEYAEKSLETRTEAYLKDMVFPNISKSIAVLHRCETLLPAAEETNLVSRLINAIANNACKEQLTSGLLKLDHNFPSKVATMEPETPSDWWGKALSVLSLDFFQRVLSAVKTKGLKQDMISKILINYAHNSLQGLVVRDAQLVKGNLFDLELQKKQRVIVEAIVSLLPTQSRKSPVPMAFLSSLLKTAIAASASTSCRSDLERRIGLQLDQAILEDILIPTNSHGNNHSTIYDADTIVRIFSIFLNLDEDDEDDTNLLRDESQMVYDFDSPGSPKQSSILKVSKLLDNYLAEVALDSNLSPSKFTALAELLPDHARIVSDGLYRAVDIFLKVHPNMKDSERYRLCKTIDCQKLSQEACSHAAQNERLPVQMAVQVLYFEQIRLRNAMNGGHNQFFFGAINGTQFPQRSGSGAGSGAISPRDNYASVRRENRELKLEVARMRMRLTDLEKDHVTMKQELVKTHPANKLFKSFTKKLGKINALFRINSIKTLGGKAHSESRFPFQKRRRHSVS; encoded by the exons ATGGGTGTTGTGACTGTTGGTGAATTGAAGCCTAGCATTTCAGGGAAGAGGTCTTTTCGTCCAAGCTCGAGTATAAGGCATGCCACAGAATG GCCAATCTCTGATGTTTCTAGTGATCTTACTGTGGAGATAGGAGCATCAAGCTTTGCCCTTCACAAG TTCCCTCTAGTTTCTCGGAGTGGAAAGATTCGGAAACTGTTGCTTGAAGCAAAAGATTCAAAAGTTTCACGTGTGATTCTTCCATCTGTTCCGGGCGGAGCAGAGGCATTTGAGCTAGCTGCAAAGTTCTGTTATGGCCATAATATTGAGATCACACAAGCAAATGTTGCCTTGCTCCGTTGCACAGCTCACTTTCTTGAAATGACGGAAGAGTATGCTGAGAAGAGCCTGGAAACAAGAACTGAAGCTTATCTAAAGGATATGGTGTTCccaaacatatcaaaatcaataGCAGTTCTTCATCGTTGCGAAACACTCTTGCCTGCAGCAGAAGAAACCAACCTGGTTAGCAGGCTCATCAATGCAATTGCAAACAATGCGTGCAAAGAGCAGCTCACCTCTGGCTTACTGAAACTTGACCACAACTTTCCTTCAAAAGTAGCTACTATGGAACCTGAAACGCCCTCGGATTGGTGGGGAAAAGCGCTTTCGGTGCTTAGTCTTGACTTCTTCCAGAGGGTTTTATCTGCAGTGAAAACCAAGGGTCTTAAACAGGATATGATCAgcaaaattttgataaattacGCCCATAACTCTCTTCAAGGTCTTGTTGTAAGGGATGCGCAATTGGTCAAAGGAAATCTCTTCGATTTAGAACTGCAAAAGAAACAAAGGGTCATTGTTGAAGCTATTGTTAGTTTACTACCAACACAATCAAGGAAGAGTCCAGTTCCAATGGCATTTCTTTCGAGTTTGTTGAAAACTGCAATTGCAGCATCAGCATCCACTTCATGCAGATCTGATTTGGAGAGGCGGATTGGTTTGCAGCTGGATCAGGCAATTCTTGAAGACATCCTCATTCCTACAAACTCACATGGAAACAACCACAGCACAATTTATGATGCCGACACTATAGTGAGAATCTTCTCCATATTTTTGAACTTggatgaggatgatgaagacGATACTAATCTGTTAAGAGATGAAAGTCAAATGGTTTATGATTTTGACAGCCCTGGATCTCCTAAACAAAGTTCAATCTTGAAGGTCTCTAAGTTACTGGACAATTATCTTGCCGAAGTTGCATTGGACTCAAACTTGTCACCATCAAAGTTCACAGCTCTAGCAGAACTACTTCCAGACCATGCACGAATAGTAAGTGATGGACTCTACAGAGCTGTGGATATCTTCCTCAAA GTTCACCCAAACATGAAGGACTCTGAAAGGTACCGGCTTTGCAAAACCATAGACTGCCAGAAACTATCCCAAGAAGCCTGCAGTCATGCAGCACAGAATGAAAGGCTACCGGTACAGATGGCAGTTCAGGTCCTATACTTTGAGCAAATCAGGCTGAGGAATGCAATGAATGGTGGCCACAATCAGTTCTTCTTTGGCGCAATTAATGGCACTCAATTCCCTCAAAGATCAGGCAGTGGTGCTGGCAGTGGAGCCATTTCCCCTAGAGACAACTACGCATCAGTTCGGAGAGAGAATCGAGAGCTGAAGCTTGAAGTCGCTAGAATGAGAATGAGGCTGACAGACTTGGAAAAAGATCATGTCACTATGAAGCAAGAGCTTGTTAAGACACACCCTGCAAATAAGTTGTTCAAATCCTTCACCAAAAAATTGGGGAAGATCAATGCATTGTTCCGGATTAATAGTATCAAGACCTTGGGGGGTAAGGCGCATTCGGAGAGCAGATTCCCGTTTCAGAAGCGAAGGCGCCATTCAGTTTCATGA
- the LOC112173472 gene encoding BTB/POZ domain-containing protein At1g03010 isoform X3, producing the protein MPISDVSSDLTVEIGASSFALHKFPLVSRSGKIRKLLLEAKDSKVSRVILPSVPGGAEAFELAAKFCYGHNIEITQANVALLRCTAHFLEMTEEYAEKSLETRTEAYLKDMVFPNISKSIAVLHRCETLLPAAEETNLVSRLINAIANNACKEQLTSGLLKLDHNFPSKVATMEPETPSDWWGKALSVLSLDFFQRVLSAVKTKGLKQDMISKILINYAHNSLQGLVVRDAQLVKGNLFDLELQKKQRVIVEAIVSLLPTQSRKSPVPMAFLSSLLKTAIAASASTSCRSDLERRIGLQLDQAILEDILIPTNSHGNNHSTIYDADTIVRIFSIFLNLDEDDEDDTNLLRDESQMVYDFDSPGSPKQSSILKVSKLLDNYLAEVALDSNLSPSKFTALAELLPDHARIVSDGLYRAVDIFLKVHPNMKDSERYRLCKTIDCQKLSQEACSHAAQNERLPVQMAVQVLYFEQIRLRNAMNGGHNQFFFGAINGTQFPQRSGSGAGSGAISPRDNYASVRRENRELKLEVARMRMRLTDLEKDHVTMKQELVKTHPANKLFKSFTKKLGKINALFRINSIKTLGGKAHSESRFPFQKRRRHSVS; encoded by the exons AT GCCAATCTCTGATGTTTCTAGTGATCTTACTGTGGAGATAGGAGCATCAAGCTTTGCCCTTCACAAG TTCCCTCTAGTTTCTCGGAGTGGAAAGATTCGGAAACTGTTGCTTGAAGCAAAAGATTCAAAAGTTTCACGTGTGATTCTTCCATCTGTTCCGGGCGGAGCAGAGGCATTTGAGCTAGCTGCAAAGTTCTGTTATGGCCATAATATTGAGATCACACAAGCAAATGTTGCCTTGCTCCGTTGCACAGCTCACTTTCTTGAAATGACGGAAGAGTATGCTGAGAAGAGCCTGGAAACAAGAACTGAAGCTTATCTAAAGGATATGGTGTTCccaaacatatcaaaatcaataGCAGTTCTTCATCGTTGCGAAACACTCTTGCCTGCAGCAGAAGAAACCAACCTGGTTAGCAGGCTCATCAATGCAATTGCAAACAATGCGTGCAAAGAGCAGCTCACCTCTGGCTTACTGAAACTTGACCACAACTTTCCTTCAAAAGTAGCTACTATGGAACCTGAAACGCCCTCGGATTGGTGGGGAAAAGCGCTTTCGGTGCTTAGTCTTGACTTCTTCCAGAGGGTTTTATCTGCAGTGAAAACCAAGGGTCTTAAACAGGATATGATCAgcaaaattttgataaattacGCCCATAACTCTCTTCAAGGTCTTGTTGTAAGGGATGCGCAATTGGTCAAAGGAAATCTCTTCGATTTAGAACTGCAAAAGAAACAAAGGGTCATTGTTGAAGCTATTGTTAGTTTACTACCAACACAATCAAGGAAGAGTCCAGTTCCAATGGCATTTCTTTCGAGTTTGTTGAAAACTGCAATTGCAGCATCAGCATCCACTTCATGCAGATCTGATTTGGAGAGGCGGATTGGTTTGCAGCTGGATCAGGCAATTCTTGAAGACATCCTCATTCCTACAAACTCACATGGAAACAACCACAGCACAATTTATGATGCCGACACTATAGTGAGAATCTTCTCCATATTTTTGAACTTggatgaggatgatgaagacGATACTAATCTGTTAAGAGATGAAAGTCAAATGGTTTATGATTTTGACAGCCCTGGATCTCCTAAACAAAGTTCAATCTTGAAGGTCTCTAAGTTACTGGACAATTATCTTGCCGAAGTTGCATTGGACTCAAACTTGTCACCATCAAAGTTCACAGCTCTAGCAGAACTACTTCCAGACCATGCACGAATAGTAAGTGATGGACTCTACAGAGCTGTGGATATCTTCCTCAAA GTTCACCCAAACATGAAGGACTCTGAAAGGTACCGGCTTTGCAAAACCATAGACTGCCAGAAACTATCCCAAGAAGCCTGCAGTCATGCAGCACAGAATGAAAGGCTACCGGTACAGATGGCAGTTCAGGTCCTATACTTTGAGCAAATCAGGCTGAGGAATGCAATGAATGGTGGCCACAATCAGTTCTTCTTTGGCGCAATTAATGGCACTCAATTCCCTCAAAGATCAGGCAGTGGTGCTGGCAGTGGAGCCATTTCCCCTAGAGACAACTACGCATCAGTTCGGAGAGAGAATCGAGAGCTGAAGCTTGAAGTCGCTAGAATGAGAATGAGGCTGACAGACTTGGAAAAAGATCATGTCACTATGAAGCAAGAGCTTGTTAAGACACACCCTGCAAATAAGTTGTTCAAATCCTTCACCAAAAAATTGGGGAAGATCAATGCATTGTTCCGGATTAATAGTATCAAGACCTTGGGGGGTAAGGCGCATTCGGAGAGCAGATTCCCGTTTCAGAAGCGAAGGCGCCATTCAGTTTCATGA